A DNA window from Chiloscyllium plagiosum isolate BGI_BamShark_2017 chromosome 9, ASM401019v2, whole genome shotgun sequence contains the following coding sequences:
- the nkx2.2b gene encoding NK2 homeobox 2b, with translation MSLTNTKTGFSVRDILDLPDTNDEDGSTAEATEEDREAAGTAKTSGFARQSPLETVQRLPLKNPFYDSTDNPYTRWLATTESIQYSLHGISPAASQQQNSASKSSEPSADESPDNATETSSNGSESGKKRKRRVLFSKAQTYELERRFRQQRYLSAPEREHLASLIRLTPTQVKIWFQNHRYKMKRARAEKGMDLNPLPSPRRVAVPVLVRDGKPCHASMVTNALKTQDLAAATFQTSIAFPAYTTQSLQHVQYNSHFSSASNPQYHTHPLVQSQQWTWG, from the exons ATGTCGCTGACCAACACAAAGACTGGCTTTTCCGTCAGGGACATTTTGGACTTACCTGACACCAATGATGAGGATGGATCGACAGCCGAGGCGACCGAGGAGGACAGAGAGGCGGCGGGAACAGCCAAAACTTCGGGGTTCGCTCGCCAAAGTCCCCTGGAAACCGTACAGAGGCTTCCACTGAAGAACCCGTTTTATGACAGCACCGATAATCCGTATACCCGGTGGTTGGCAACAACCGAGAGTATCCAGTATTCGC tccACGGGATTTCTCCCGCCGCATCCCAGCAACAGAACTCCGCCAGTAAATCCTCGGAGCCTTCGGCGGATGAGTCGCCAGACAATGCGACCGAGACTTCCAGCAATGGCAGCGAGTCCGGCAAGAAGCGGAAACGCCGAGTTCTGTTCTCCAAAGCTCAGACTTACGAACTGGAGAGGCGCTTCAGGCAACAGCGGTACTTGTCCGCCCCCGAGAGGGAGCACCTCGCCAGCCTCATCCGCCTGACTCCCACCCAGGTGAAGATCTGGTTCCAGAACCACAGGTACAAGATGAAGAGGGCCCGGGCCGAGAAAGGTATGGACCTCAACCCCCTGCCCTCGCCGAGGAGGGTGGCGGTCCCTGTCCTGGTCAGAGACGGGAAGCCTTGTCACGCCAGCATGGTGACCAATGCTCTCAAAACACAGGACTTGGCGGCCGCCACTTTCCAGACGAGCATCGCCTTCCCAGCCTACACCACACAGTCACTCCAACACGTCCAGTATAACTCCCATTTCAGCTCCGCCAGTAACCCCCAGTATCACACACACCCGCTGGTGCAGAGTCAACAATGGACTTGGGGGTGA